In Dryobates pubescens isolate bDryPub1 chromosome 8, bDryPub1.pri, whole genome shotgun sequence, a genomic segment contains:
- the CRTAC1 gene encoding cartilage acidic protein 1 isoform X5, which translates to MRSRRRGGAGQPPWPVPRMLVLCLLSLAWLTEGFQRSEPMFMAVTHRLLPPDYDSNPTQLNYGVAVTDLDADGDFEIVVAGYNGPNLVLKYDKARGRLVNVAEDEPSSPYYALRDRQGNAIGVTACDIDGDGREEIYFLNTNNAFSGMATYTDKLFKLRNGRWEDLLSDEVNRDVASRFAGRSVACVDRMGSGRYSIYIANYASGNVGPHALIEMDVAASDPARGIVVLVDVATQAGVSKYTGGRGVAVGPILSDSASDIFCGNENSPNFLFHNLGDGTYRDVAATVGLDDPYQHGRGVALADFNRDGRVDIVYGNWNGPHRLYLQSGARGRIRFRDIASPKFSMPSPVRTVIAADFDNDQELEVFFNNIAYRGSSANRLFRLIRREHSDPIMEELNPGDALEPEGRGTGGAVTDFDGDGMLDLILSHGESMAQPISIFKGTQGTRNNWLRVIPRTRFGAFARGAKVVLFTRRSGAHLRIIDGGSGYLCEMEPVAHFGLGHDEASSLEVTWPDGRVVTRAVASSETNSVLEVPYPLDMEEPLVPVPMETQMSAPSFPLSVPGTSLSASTPTVGTGAAATSAAAGALNPMRMAQLVWLKWPFLGDTPLLEVGPGPLTVPSSL; encoded by the exons ATGCGCTCCCGCCGCCGCGGGGGTGCCGGGCAGCCCCCCTGGCCC GTGCCTAGGATGTtggtgctgtgcctgctgtccCTGGCCTGGCTCACTGAGGGCTTTCAGCGCAGTGAGCCCATGTTCATGGCTGTCACCCACCGCCTGCTCCCACCTGACTACGACAGCAACCCCACACAGCTCAACTATGGTGTGGCTGTCACTGACCTGGATGCTGATGGTGACTTCGAGATTGTGGTGGCAGG GTACAATGGCCCCAATCTGGTGCTGAAGTACGACAAGGCGCGGGGCCGGCTGGTGAACGTGGCGGAGGATGAGCCCAGCTCTCCATACTACGCGCTGCGGGACCGGCAAGGGAACGCCATCGGCGTGACAGCCTGCGACATTGACGGAGACGGCCGCGAGGAGATCTACTTCCTCAACACCAACAACGCCTTCTCCG gcatgGCCACCTACACGGACAAGCTCTTCAAGCTTCGTAATGGGCGCTGGGAGGACCTCCTGAGCGACGAGGTGAACCGGGATGTGGCTAGCCGCTTCGCCGGGCGCTCTGTCGCCTGCGTGGACCGGATG GGCTCCGGCAGGTACTCCATCTACATTGCCAACTACGCCAGCGGCAACGTGGGCCCCCATGCCCTGATTGAGATGGATGTGGCTGCCAGTGACCCTGCCCGCGGCAttgtggtgctggtggacgTGGCCACCCAGGCTGGCGTCAGCAAGTACACAG GGGGCCGTGGAGTGGCTGTGGGCCCCATCCTGAGTGATAGCGCCTCTGACATATTCTGTGGTAACGAGAACAGCCCCAATTTCCTCTTCCACAACCTGGGGGACGGGACGTACCGGGATGTGGCAGCTACCGTGG ggctggatgACCCCTACCAGCATGGACGTGGCGTGGCACTGGCTGACTTTAACCGGGACGGCCGGGTGGACATCGTCTACGGCAACTGGAACGGGCCGCACCGCCTCTACCTGCAGAGCGGGGCCCGTGGGCGCATCCGATTCCGg GACATCGCCAGCCCCAAGTTCTCCATGCCGTCCCCTGTCCGCACCGTCATTGCAGCTGACTTTGACAATGACCAGGAGCTGGAGGTTTTCTTCAACAACATTGCTTACCGTGGCTCCTCTGCCAACCGCCTCTTCCG GCTCATCCGCAGGGAGCACTCAGACCCCATCATGGAAGAGCTGAATCCGGGGGATGCGCTGGAGCCTGAGGGACGGGGCACGG GGGGTGCAGTGACGGATTTTGATGGCGATGGGATGCTGGACCTCATCCTGTCCCATGGGGAGTCCATggcacagccaatctccatcttcAAGGGCACTCAG GGAACCAGGAACAACTGGCTGCGCGTCATCCCCCGCACCCGCTTTGGGGCCTTTGCCCGGGGGGCCAAGGTGGTGCTGTTCACACGGCGCAGCGGGGCGCACCTGCGCATCATCGATGGCGGATCAGGGTACCTCTGTGAGATGGAGCCTGTGGCACactttggactgg GGCACGAtgaagccagcagcctggaggtgACCTGGCCGGACGGCCGCGTCGTGACACgagctgtggccagcagtgAGACTAATTCTGTCCTGGAGGTCCCCTACCCTCTGGACATGGAGGAGCCACTCGTGCCTGTCCCGATGGAG ACACAGATGAGTGCACCAAGTTTCCCTTTGTCTGTCCCCGGGACAAGCCTGTCTGCGTCAACACCTACGGTGGGTACCGGTGCCGCAGCAACAAGCGCTGCAGCCGGGGCTTTGAACCCAATGAGGATGGCACAGCTTGTGTGG ctcaAGTGGCCTTTTTTGGGGGATACCCCTCTGCTGGAAGTTGGCCCGGGCCCCCTCACAGTGCCCTCCTCTCTCTAG